A window of Cryptomeria japonica chromosome 3, Sugi_1.0, whole genome shotgun sequence contains these coding sequences:
- the LOC131066337 gene encoding F-box/kelch-repeat protein At1g15670 has product MGSLFPCLPDEIGWKCLLKVELNSHHNLRCVSKSWNDALKSPHFYQERKRLMISEQRICMLQNINGICNGVAVYDLAKNSCKNLPPVPAEINGIFHCHFVKQKLVLISDLLPDSTRRCVWLYDFACSKWRQGAKMPTWLNKFASAADEQGGLIYVGGGYTNFHDNDADYRRYGYPVRNASVYNVEEDKWDFLPDMNTKIADCSGVYVDGKFYVVYSQAGIFFQVFDSYTRSWKSMANRWYKMVNEFGRVCPLSAYGRLFCLSGRGLIEYDYSEDKMHFRGPGPSFMEERSRINFAIEVGHNIFVSSLNRFLFHNFATEVGHNNFMRSLDLFHCQKFCKLAPPSETGGAFKWIGIERPSGLQGMAVGAATLDL; this is encoded by the coding sequence ATGGGATCCCTGTTTCCCTGTCTTCCAGATGAAATTGGGTGGAAATGCCTGCTGAAGGTGGAGTTGAATTCTCATCACAATCTCAGGTGTGTCTCCAAAAGCTGGAACGACGCATTGAAAAGCCCCCACTTTTATCAAGAAAGAAAAAGATTAATGATTTCTGAGCAACGGATTTGTATGCTCCAGAACATAAACGGCATTTGCAACGGAGTAGCGGTATACGACCTGGCGAAGAACTCGTGCAAAAATCTACCGCCTGTTCCCGCTGAAATTAACGGCATCTTTCACTGCCATTTCGTGAAACAAAAACTGGTTTTGATTTCGGATTTGCTTCCCGACTCTACAAGAAGGTGTGTGTGGTTGTACGATTTTGCTTGTTCGAAATGGCGACAgggtgccaaaatgccaacatggCTGAATAAATTTGCCTCTGCAGCGGATGAGCAAGGGGGACTGATTTATGTTGGAGGAGGGTATACCAACTTTCACGACAATGATGCAGATTACAGAAGGTATGGTTACCCCGTCCGCAATGCTTCTGTTTACAATGTGGAGGAGGACAAGTGGGATTTTCTCCCCGACATGAACACCAAAATAGCGGACTGTAGTGGTGTTTATGTTGACGGCAAGTTTTATGTAGTGTACAGCCAGGCGGGGATCTTTTTTCAGGTTTTTGATTCGTACACGAGGAGCTGGAAATCTATGGCGAATCGCTGGTATAAAATGGTGAATGAATTCGGAAGGGTGTGTCCTCTAAGCGCATATGGGCGCTTGTTTTGCTTGTCTGGTAGGGGATTGATTGAATATGACTATAGCGAAGATAAGATGCACTTTAGAGGTCCAGGGCCTTCTTTCATGGAGGAGAGGTCACGAATTAATTTCGCTATAGAGGTTGGCCATAACATCTTTGTGAGCAGCCTGAATCGCTTTCTGTTTCATAATTTCGCTACAGAGGTTGGTCATAACAACTTTATGAGAAGCTTGGATCTCTTTCATTGTCAAAAATTTTGTAAGCTCGCACCTCCAAGTGAGACAGGAGGAGCATTCAAGTGGATTGGCATTGAGAGACCATCGGGTCTTCAGGGTATGGCTGTAGGGGCTGCCACCCTGGATCTTTGA